One Amycolatopsis sp. NBC_00355 genomic window carries:
- a CDS encoding MBL fold metallo-hydrolase, producing MTDRLYFRQLLAGRDFAVGDPVATQMVNFAYLIGDRETGDAVIVDPAYAVRDLLDVLAADGMRLTGVLATHHHPDHVGGEMMGFSLPGIAELLAVEQVPIHVNGAETEWVRRVTGVSATDLRAHDHDDVLEVGSIPIRLLHTPGHTPGSQCFLVEDKLVSGDTLFLEGCGRTDFPGGDAEEIYRSLQALAGLAGDPVVYPGHQYSAEASAALSDVKRTNFVYRPRSLDEWKVMFGG from the coding sequence ATGACGGATCGGCTCTACTTCCGGCAGCTCCTGGCCGGCCGCGACTTCGCGGTCGGGGACCCGGTGGCGACGCAGATGGTGAACTTCGCCTACCTGATCGGCGACCGCGAGACCGGCGACGCGGTGATCGTCGACCCGGCCTACGCCGTGCGGGATCTGCTGGACGTGCTCGCGGCGGACGGGATGCGGCTCACCGGGGTGCTCGCCACCCACCACCACCCGGACCACGTCGGCGGCGAGATGATGGGCTTCTCACTGCCCGGGATCGCCGAGCTGCTCGCCGTCGAGCAGGTGCCGATCCACGTCAACGGCGCCGAGACCGAGTGGGTGCGGCGGGTCACCGGCGTGTCGGCGACCGACCTGCGCGCGCACGACCACGACGACGTCCTCGAGGTCGGCTCCATCCCGATCCGGCTGCTGCACACGCCCGGGCACACACCGGGCAGCCAGTGCTTCCTCGTCGAGGACAAGCTCGTCTCCGGTGACACGCTGTTCCTCGAAGGCTGCGGCCGCACCGACTTCCCCGGCGGGGACGCCGAGGAGATCTACCGCAGCCTGCAGGCCCTCGCCGGGCTGGCCGGCGACCCGGTCGTCTACCCGGGCCACCAGTACTCGGCCGAAGCGTCGGCCGCGCTTTCGGACGTCAAGCGCACCAACTTCGTCTACCGGCCGCGCTCGCTCGACGAGTGGAAGGTCATGTTCGGCGGCTGA
- the srmL gene encoding PheS-related mystery ligase SrmL: MVTVADNYDNLGYDPADVSRDARYTRYLDADRMLRSHSSALIPAALRALAANPAGDVLLVCPGVVYRRDSIDRLHSGTPHQLDLWRITRRPMGRADLEEQVGALLGALLPGRRWRLDDRRHPYTVDGAQLDVEHDGAWVEVAECGLAAPAVLARAGLGDGWSGLALGLGLDRMLMLLKGIPDIRLLRSVEPAVAAQLLDLEPYRPVSLLPPVRRDLSIAVGADDLAEDLGDRVRDALGPDADVVESVEILRETPCADLPPQALARLGAGRDQKNLLVRLVLRPMGSTLSDAEANVLRDRVHAALHRGGVHQWAAERPRRVGP; the protein is encoded by the coding sequence GTGGTCACCGTCGCCGACAACTACGACAACCTCGGCTACGACCCGGCCGACGTCAGCCGCGACGCGCGCTACACCCGCTACCTCGACGCGGATCGTATGTTGCGCAGCCACTCCAGTGCTTTGATCCCGGCGGCGTTGCGGGCGCTGGCCGCGAACCCGGCCGGCGACGTCCTGCTCGTCTGCCCGGGTGTCGTCTACCGGCGCGACAGCATCGACCGGCTGCACAGCGGCACGCCGCACCAGCTCGACCTGTGGCGGATCACGCGCCGCCCAATGGGCCGGGCCGACCTCGAAGAACAGGTCGGCGCACTGCTCGGCGCGCTCCTCCCGGGCCGCCGGTGGCGGCTGGACGACCGGCGGCATCCGTACACAGTGGACGGTGCGCAGCTCGACGTCGAGCACGACGGCGCCTGGGTGGAGGTCGCCGAATGCGGACTGGCCGCGCCCGCGGTGCTGGCCCGCGCCGGGCTCGGCGACGGCTGGTCGGGGCTCGCCCTCGGACTGGGCCTCGACCGGATGCTGATGCTGCTCAAGGGCATCCCGGACATCCGGCTGCTGCGCTCGGTCGAACCCGCGGTCGCCGCGCAGCTGCTCGACCTCGAGCCGTACCGCCCGGTGTCGCTGCTGCCGCCGGTCCGCCGCGACCTCTCGATCGCCGTCGGGGCGGACGACCTCGCGGAAGACCTCGGCGACCGCGTCCGCGACGCGCTGGGTCCGGACGCGGACGTCGTCGAGTCGGTCGAGATCCTGCGGGAGACGCCGTGCGCGGACCTGCCACCGCAGGCACTGGCACGCCTGGGTGCCGGCAGAGACCAGAAGAACCTGCTGGTACGGCTGGTACTCCGCCCGATGGGCTCGACGCTTTCGGATGCCGAGGCCAACGTCCTGCGTGACCGCGTCCACGCCGCCCTGCACCGGGGCGGCGTCCACCAGTGGGCCGCGGAGCGACCCCGTAGGGTGGGCCCATGA
- a CDS encoding DinB family protein → MSNTSSKTCRSWPARLAWDELRLQLDFLQFLRATAVNKVAGLSGAAAAATPLPTSPRMSALGVLKHLTAVERWWLAIEAGGADLPSLWAGTPDPSWDLTEDDTPASVVAAYKAEWGRVEKALSGLGPDDRTRRRSEFTVRWVLAHVIQETARHVGHLDVLRELADGEVGE, encoded by the coding sequence GAGTTCGAAAACGTGCCGGTCCTGGCCCGCTCGCCTGGCCTGGGACGAACTGCGCCTGCAGCTGGACTTCCTGCAGTTCCTCCGCGCCACGGCGGTGAACAAGGTCGCCGGGCTGAGCGGCGCGGCCGCCGCGGCGACACCGCTGCCGACGTCACCGCGGATGAGCGCGCTGGGTGTCCTGAAGCACCTGACAGCGGTCGAGCGCTGGTGGCTGGCCATCGAGGCGGGCGGCGCGGACCTGCCGTCGCTGTGGGCGGGCACCCCGGATCCGAGCTGGGACCTGACCGAGGACGACACACCGGCGTCGGTGGTCGCGGCGTACAAGGCGGAGTGGGGCCGGGTGGAGAAGGCGCTGAGCGGCCTCGGCCCCGACGACCGCACGCGGCGGCGGTCGGAGTTCACGGTGCGGTGGGTGCTGGCACACGTCATCCAGGAGACGGCGCGGCACGTGGGGCACCTGGACGTCCTGCGCGAGCTGGCCGATGGCGAGGTGGGCGAGTGA